In one window of Salvia hispanica cultivar TCC Black 2014 unplaced genomic scaffold, UniMelb_Shisp_WGS_1.0 HiC_scaffold_316, whole genome shotgun sequence DNA:
- the LOC125198885 gene encoding chitinase 5-like, whose protein sequence is MKHSLTLYTLVSLLVCVSGQKCGCASNVCCSRYGYCGTSSEYCGTGCRSGPCTGSTTVGNNGVKVGDIVTDSFFNGIAKQAGAGCAGKGFYTRAAFLEAVQLYPEFGTVGSTDDSKREIAAFFAHVTQETGHLCYTREINKAIYCTNSKQWPCAPGQSYYGRGPLQVTWNYNYGAAGQALNFDGLNNPDIVARDPAISFKTAVWFWMNYVHMSFTSGQGFGASIRAINGGECNGRKPAAIAARVGYYTSYCSQFGVNPGPNLRC, encoded by the exons ATGAAACATTCTCTCACTCTCTACACCCTTGTCTCTCTCCTTGTATGCGTTTCCGGCCAGAAATGCGGCTGTGCTTCCAACGTTTGCTGCAGCCGGTACGGCTACTGCGGCACCAGCAGCGAGTATTGCGGTACCGGCTGCCGTTCAGGGCCGTGCACCGGCTCCACAACGGTGGGAAACAACGGAGTAAAAGTTGGCGATATAGTGACGGATAGTTTCTTCAACGGCATTGCTAAGCAGGCGGGCGCGGGCTGCGCCGGGAAGGGATTCTACACACGCGCGGCCTTCCTTGAAGCCGTTCAGCTCTACCCCGAATTTGGCACCGTGGGGTCCACCGACGACTCCAAGCGAGAGATCGCAGCCTTCTTCGCGCATGTCACTCAAGAGACCGGac ACTTGTGCTACACACGGGAGATAAACAAAGCTATCTATTGCACAAACAGTAAACAGTGGCCATGCGCCCCGGGCCAGAGCTACTACGGCCGAGGCCCGCTACAAGTTACGTGGAACTACAACTATGGTGCAGCGGGCCAAGCCTTAAACTTTGATGGATTGAACAACCCGGATATCGTGGCCAGAGACCCTGCTATCTCGTTCAAGACCGCAGTGTGGTTTTGGATGAATTACGTGCACATGTCTTTTACATCGGGCCAGGGTTTTGGGGCCTCGATTAGGGCTATTAACGGCGGCGAATGCAATGGCAGGAAGCCTGCCGCAATAGCTGCCCGTGTTGGTTATTATACAAGCTATTGTAGCCAATTCGGAGTTAATCCCGGGCCTAATCTTCGTTGTTAA